The following proteins are co-located in the Frigidibacter mobilis genome:
- a CDS encoding LysE family translocator — translation MIWDVLRAFPPESLLAFTAGGVVLNLAPGPDVLFATASGLQGGPRAGMMAGLGVGFGGLWHVTLAVLGLSALIAAHPGALDAIRWAGAGYLLWLAWKSWHAGPGGEPGRGTANPWRAVRKGFVTNILNPKPILFVLAFLPQFTNPAYGPVWQQVVLLGAIFTFTGTLVTMGYGALAGVAGRSLSRRMGAMNRVAALLFGGLALRLVAD, via the coding sequence ATGATCTGGGACGTGCTGCGGGCCTTCCCGCCCGAGAGCCTGCTGGCCTTCACGGCGGGGGGAGTGGTGCTGAACCTGGCGCCGGGGCCGGATGTTTTGTTCGCCACGGCGAGCGGGTTGCAGGGCGGGCCGCGGGCGGGGATGATGGCGGGGCTGGGGGTCGGCTTTGGCGGGCTCTGGCATGTGACGCTGGCGGTGCTGGGGCTGTCGGCGCTGATCGCGGCGCATCCGGGGGCGCTGGACGCGATCCGCTGGGCGGGAGCGGGCTACCTGCTGTGGCTGGCGTGGAAAAGCTGGCACGCGGGGCCGGGCGGCGAGCCGGGACGCGGGACCGCAAACCCGTGGCGAGCCGTCAGAAAAGGGTTTGTCACCAACATCTTGAACCCCAAGCCCATCCTGTTCGTGCTGGCGTTCCTGCCGCAATTCACTAACCCGGCCTATGGCCCGGTCTGGCAGCAGGTCGTGCTTCTGGGCGCGATATTTACCTTCACCGGAACGCTGGTGACGATGGGATATGGCGCGCTGGCGGGGGTAGCGGGGCGGTCCTTGTCGCGCAGGATGGGGGCGATGAACCGGGTTGCGGCGCTGCTGTTCGGCGGGCTGGCGCTGCGGCTGGTGGCGGACTGA
- a CDS encoding pseudouridine synthase has translation MSDFVYSPPDTPLRIIHRDADVLVLDKPAGLLSVPGRGEERADSLQSRVLAAFPEALLVHRLDLDTSGVIVFALSAAAQKSLGQQFEARQTRKVYLARLWGHLQPEKGQVDLPLTVDWPNRPRQHVNHETGKPAVTDWRVMRLAADGTTRVRLFPKTGRTHQLRVHMMALGHPILGDPLYAEGPAREFDRLMLHADSLRFRHPQTGVMQTYSAPCPF, from the coding sequence ATGAGTGATTTCGTCTATTCCCCCCCCGATACCCCGCTGCGGATCATCCACCGCGACGCCGATGTGCTGGTACTCGACAAGCCCGCGGGGTTGCTGTCGGTGCCGGGCCGCGGCGAGGAGCGCGCCGACAGCCTGCAGAGCCGCGTGCTCGCGGCCTTTCCCGAGGCGCTGCTGGTGCACCGGCTGGATCTTGATACCTCGGGCGTGATCGTGTTCGCGCTGAGCGCGGCGGCGCAGAAATCGCTGGGCCAGCAATTCGAGGCCCGGCAGACCCGCAAGGTCTATCTGGCGCGGCTCTGGGGGCATCTGCAGCCGGAGAAGGGGCAGGTCGACCTGCCGCTGACTGTGGACTGGCCGAACCGCCCGCGCCAGCATGTGAACCATGAAACCGGCAAGCCGGCGGTCACTGACTGGCGGGTGATGCGGCTGGCGGCGGATGGCACCACGCGGGTACGGCTGTTCCCCAAGACCGGGCGCACCCACCAGCTACGGGTGCACATGATGGCGCTGGGCCACCCGATCCTGGGCGACCCGCTGTATGCCGAGGGGCCGGCGCGGGAGTTCGACCGGCTGATGCTGCACGCCGATTCGCTGCGGTTCCGGCATCCGCAGACCGGGGTGATGCAGACCTACTCGGCGCCCTGTCCGTTTTGA